The following proteins come from a genomic window of Sporomusaceae bacterium FL31:
- a CDS encoding nucleoid-associated protein: MFENLGNMMEMVKKVQQNVQSIQEQLRNERIEVSSGDVIKVVVNGQQDVVALELNGKYLSPDNAALLQDLLVATLNNAMSKSRDLNQTAMNKITTDLNLPKIPGLF; this comes from the coding sequence ATGTTTGAAAACCTTGGAAATATGATGGAAATGGTAAAAAAAGTCCAACAGAACGTCCAATCAATTCAGGAACAACTGCGAAACGAACGGATTGAAGTCTCGAGCGGTGATGTTATTAAAGTCGTAGTCAATGGTCAGCAAGATGTTGTAGCTCTTGAGCTCAATGGTAAATATCTCTCTCCTGACAATGCAGCTTTGCTGCAAGATTTATTAGTTGCAACATTAAATAACGCTATGTCAAAATCAAGAGATCTAAATCAAACCGCAATGAATAAAATAACTACCGACCTAAACCTGCCCAAGATTCCTGGACTATTTTAA